Part of the Vigna radiata var. radiata cultivar VC1973A chromosome 11, Vradiata_ver6, whole genome shotgun sequence genome is shown below.
ACAAGATTAGTGAAGGTCGAAAATTCGAGGTAtcatttacaattaattttttgcTAATTGTATTATTCCATGTGTTTTGACTGGGAGTTTTTTCGATGCACTCCCTTGTATCCAAACCCTTGATGTTGACTCGCAGAGGCGTTATGTGTTGATACTTGAGAGGTACCAAGTTTAACTGTAATAAAATCGGCATATGTTATGCAATTTTATTCAAAGggtatattatattaaacacgaattctcataattttcttttaaggacaatatatatttatttgtattaagaTTGTGCTTACTCAATCTGTATTAGATttgtcaaattattttattggcagtttagtaatttaaaattatcaatcaataattacaaaaaatgtcagtattatttaatttttagccGATGGGATCTATatcagttttatttaattttttatcaatggATTATCAAATTTACTTAACTAAattttctaacaattaatgaagatattttttttgcaattgGAATCGTgtgcataaaaaataaaaaataaaaacagttaaataaataaaaatattcttgtCGGGCCAAATACCATCGGTCAGCTGCAACAATGTCCAGAAGGTGTAATGCATATTGACCCCAAGCCCAAGTATCGGGTTGGAATTCGAGTGAGGAATTTTGCAAAAGAAATCCATAATTTGGATCGTCAGTTTTCTCCTATAGTCTCAACAATTgataactttttcttaaatataaacttttttttctataaagttTATTAACCTTCCCATAAGTTTCGGCATGTCTCTTAATGTATGTAGGTTAGGAAAACAACGCTTggctgaaaagaaaaagatgttccGGTGCCGTCCTCAAATATGCATCATCTCATCACCATTGTCAAATCTGTAGTCCACTAACCAATATTTACGATGTGCACATGGAAtcatcttaataaaatttaccCATACGCTTCTTTTGTGAAATTATAagagataaatatgttttaatcccttgaaaattagaattttaaatcaatttagtcctttcaattttaaatttagttcttttaataaaattttattacattttgtaataatatttgagttatttattttgttaaacacatttaaaaattaaattaagtcaaaattaaaagaaaaaaatcaattttattaaaaattaagaaccaAAAACctatttaatacaaattataacaaGTATCTAATGCTGATGCAGAAAGTGAGTCCTGTTATCTTGgatgaaattatgttttatcCCATACCTTTTCCTTAGcataaagataatttttctaACTTACTAGGAATCAAAATATTGTTCTCTTTTGGAAAGCAAAAACGAAACTTGTTATCAAGTTGTATGAAGTTTTGGCCTCAATTTTTCATCAATGGTTTGAATTGGAAGTAGAGGAAGACGAACATCACGTCAAGGCACGAGAGTTTCTTTGCAAAGTTCGAAAAATATTCACAACCCCTCTTTTTCCACATTTACATGAACTTTTCTGGTATCagatttcattttgttttcactGTGTCAGATTCCCACTGTCTTGAGATGTTTCCGCATTTTCATGCATACGATTCCTCCCAAAACTTATTCTATATACAGCTGCAGCTCCAACAGGAACACTTCATCGTTCTGTTGGAAGCCCATTTTGTGTCCAAGCTGCAAAGCCACCAGCCATGTCTGTCAGTCCTGTGAACCCCTGCACAATGAAGATATTTTAGTCACTCACTCCATGTACAATCTTTGACCTCAAGTTTTGCAACATGGTTAGCAATCAAAACATTCTTAAGAAAGCGAATGACACAAAAAACCAATATCAAATTTTCCTAAATATGTCTGTCTTTGAAGCAAGGTTGTACTGATCTATAAATATCAATGGTTTAAGATCCTTTTGCGGTACaacattaaataacaaaattaactttataGACAAATTGATTTCAGAGTAACCTCATTCCACAATAAATCTAGTTTGTATGCAGGTAGACATGAAAGATGCCTTGATGTGGAAAAACAACACTTGATTCAGACATTCAAACAAACTAGGATGCTTGTTTTCAACTTCAAATTTAAggctttgaagaaaaaaataatgcttACAGCAGCTAGCAAGTCACTCGCAGCCATGATAGATCTTTTACCAAGCTGGCACCCCTGTGAAACCACAATTCAAAATCTGGATTAAGCAGGAGTGCTAAAACTAACACAGAACTTAATCACTCAACAAGAGTTTTAAGAAGATATGCACTCACAACTATAATTTCATCGTCCTTCCTAAAATGTGAGGACACCTCTGTAATGAAGTTGCCGTTCTTCGTCATCCCTGAATACATAATGGAGAATCTATATTGAGATCATGGAACATaataatacaagaaaaagaagagctttTCAGATCATAGTCAGGTTAAATTCATCAGATGCATAAGACAGCCCTCGAGAACAAGCCTTGGCAAGGGGTTAAAAAGTTAATAGAAGAATCCAAATCTAAAGAACAATAAGCCATTGGATCAGGTAGCTATCTTTTCTGAGTTGCACATAAACTTTTACTCTGTCAGCCAATtagcaattatttataaaaattaacaagttGATGTCANTTTGTGATGGAAATACAgtgaaaaaaatactttatatagCTATTTCGTGTAtcactccttttctttttgtattcaGAACAAACTTTAGGAATCAACAACGTAGTTACTACCACTAGTTCACCATCACTTAAATGATTACTATGAATTGAATTTGAGAATTGAAATGGNACCTGATCCAACTCTGAACATGTAAGGTATGTTTATTGCGCCAGGAACGTGTCCTTCATCAAATTCTTCTGGGGTCCTGCAACAAAataggagaaaaaaattgataagaTTTGGGTTCATTAAACAATATCATTCCGAAAAAGTTCTGTACTTTTACTGTTACTGTTAGTTGTTGTAAGTAATATTGAATCTACCTCACATCCAAATATCGATGACCAGCTAGAAGAAGTTCATATGCAACACGCACAGGCACCGAAGTTGGAACAACAGCCTCCAAATCCCCCTTCAGTGCAACTTCCATCCTTCAATCACCCAAAAACCACGTTTCATTTGATgaaaagatcaaataaaaaaaaaatgaaacgaaatttaataatatttacattctATTTCGTCTTTAGCACGCTATCTGCCAAATATAAACATGatcctat
Proteins encoded:
- the LOC106776468 gene encoding thiosulfate sulfurtransferase 16, chloroplastic, whose protein sequence is MTTTTTATTFDVSAACFRVPPSSSPRFSRNPCHTRFSVLNSLNPHRGRISVNVPPKFPNFRMEVALKGDLEAVVPTSVPVRVAYELLLAGHRYLDVRTPEEFDEGHVPGAINIPYMFRVGSGMTKNGNFITEVSSHFRKDDEIIVGCQLGKRSIMAASDLLAAGFTGLTDMAGGFAAWTQNGLPTER